Proteins from a single region of Primulina tabacum isolate GXHZ01 chromosome 5, ASM2559414v2, whole genome shotgun sequence:
- the LOC142545879 gene encoding putative calcium-binding protein CML44, whose amino-acid sequence MQGLYVYILYSKQMSPLNTTHLHRIFNNLDKNGDGLVSLDELMWLLEKINVPAKRDELELLVGEKSLDYIDFLFFYQTLIKGNMVQEKSLIEHEDDDVSEMDLRKAFKVFDLNGDGFISCEELQIALSRLGLWDERCGQDCKRMIDVYDTNSDGFLDFEEFKDMMYLKDDQSS is encoded by the coding sequence ATGCAAggtttatatgtatatatattatattccaaaCAAATGTCTCCTCTGAATACAACTCACTTGCACCGAATCTTTAACAATCTCGATAAAAATGGAGATGGGCTCGTGAGCTTGGATGAACTAATGTGGCTGCTGGAGAAAATCAATGTTCCTGCCAAACGAGACGAGCTCGAGCTTCTGGTGGGCGAAAAGAGCTTGGACTACATCGATTTCTTGTTCTTTTACCAAACTTTGATAAAGGGAAACATGGTCCAAGAAAAAAGTTTGATCGAACATGAAGATGACGACGTCTCGGAGATGGATCTTCGGAAGGCTTTTAAGGTATTCGATTTGAACGGGGATGGGTTCATTTCTTGTGAGGAACTTCAAATTGCTTTGTCAAGATTAGGATTATGGGATGAACGTTGTGGGCAAGATTGCAAGCGTATGATTGATGTGTACGATACGAATTCTGATGGATTTCTTGATTTCGAGGAGTTTAAGGATATGATGTACCTGAAGGATGATCAGTCGTCCTAG
- the LOC142547802 gene encoding zinc finger CCCH domain-containing protein 7-like encodes MEEKFKKSYVPKRLLIGNDEYVRIGTGNQLVRDPKKRNRVLVRIARLRLARKRKYCQFFTRFGKCNKSDGKCPCIHDPSKIVVCTKFLNGSCTDCDCKLTHKVIPEKMPDCSYFLKGSRSNENCPYRHVNVNPESSICKRFLRGYCADGNECRTKHTYVRPAFESTGICPQSSMCKLHHPKKKIEKKPVIEQKIVRGQYFDGGLIDVAECSMATGDKLFETGEDDIVCEEGEYPDYISLDISNDGPEMTVL; translated from the exons ATGGAGGAAA aatttaaaaaatcttatGTACCCAAGAGGTTACTTATTGGCAATGATGA ATATGTTCGAATTGGTACTGGTAACCAGCTGGTCAGAGATCCAAAGAAACGAAATCGTGTACTGGTTCGTATTGCAAGATTGCGATTGGCTAGAAAGAGAAAATATTGTCAGTTTTTTACTAGATTCGGAAAATGCAACAAGAGTGATGGAAAATGCCCTTGTATTCATGATCCCTCTAAAATAGTGGTCTGCACTAAATTTCTGAATGGTTCATGCACCGACTGTGACTGCAAATTAACTCACAAG GTTATTCCTGAGAAAATGCCAGATTGCTCTTACTTTCTGAAAG GCTCACGCTCTAATGAAAATTGTCCCTATAGACATGTCAATGTGAATCCCGAATCCTCAATATGTAAAAGATTTCTCAGGGGTTACTGTGCAGATGGGAATGAG TGCCGGACGAAACACACCTATGTTCGTCCTGCTTTTGAATCAACGGGTATCTGTCCCCAATCATCTATGTGCAAGCTTCACCATCCTAAAAAGAAGATAGAAAAGAAACCTGTAATCGAGCAAAAGATTGTGAGAGGTCAATACTTTGATGGAGGGCTCATTGATGTTGCTGAATGCAGTATGGCTACTGGTGATAAGCTTTTTGAGACAGGTGAGGATGACATAGTTTGCGAAGAGGGGGAATACCCAGATTACATTAGCTTGGACATCAGCAATGATGGCCCCGAGATGACTGTATTATGA
- the LOC142544647 gene encoding 1-aminocyclopropane-1-carboxylate oxidase 5-like: protein MAIPVIDFSKLNGDERSKTLAQIANCCQDWGFFQLINHGISEDLLERVKKVSSECYEFEREPGFKNSKPVNLLKELVEKKSDESLVEKVDWEDVFLLSDDNHDEWPSKTPGFKETMKEYRAELKNLAIKVMEAMDENLGLPKGYINKAFNGGEEEEEENSAFFGTKVSHYPPCPHPDKVNGLRAHTDAGGVILLFQDDVVNGLQILKDGVWIDVQPIQNAIVINTGDQIEVLSNGKYKSVWHRVLALPEGNRRSIASFYNPSYKATIEPAKELVLAEKKLNVENSAKYPKFVFGDYMSVYAEQKFFPKEPRFLQAVKAV, encoded by the exons ATGGCGATACCTGTAATTGATTTCTCAAAACTCAATGGAGATGAGAGATCCAAAACCTTGGCTCAGATTGCCAATTGCTGCCAAGACTGGGGATTCTTTCAG TTGATCAACCATGGAATCTCTGAGGATCTCCTGGAGAGGGTGAAGAAGGTTTCTTCTGAATGTTACGAGTTTGAAAGAGAGCCCGGCTTCAAGAATTCTAAACCGGTGAACCTGCTGAAGGAATTGGTTGAGAAGAAAAGTGATGAAAGTTTAGTAGAAAAGGTTGATTGGGAGGATGTGTTCTTGCTCTCGGATGATAATCATGATGAATGGCCTTCAAAAACACCTGGTTTCAA GGAAACCATGAAGGAATACCGAGCGGAACTGAAGAACCTGGCGATCAAAGTGATGGAAGCAATGGACGAGAACTTAGGCCTGCCAAAAGGGTACATCAACAAGGCGTTCAACGGtggagaagaagaagaggaggagAACTCGGCCTTTTTCGGGACAAAGGTGAGCCACTACCCACCGTGCCCACACCCAGATAAGGTCAACGGCCTCCGAGCCCACACAGATGCCGGAGGCGTGATCTTACTCTTCCAAGACGACGTAGTGAACGGCCTTCAAATCCTAAAAGACGGGGTTTGGATCGACGTGCAGCCGATCCAAAACGCCATAGTGATCAACACAGgtgatcagatcgaagtgttgAGCAATGGCAAGTACAAGAGTGTCTGGCATCGGGTTTTGGCATTGCCGGAGGGGAACAGGAGATCGATTGCCTCGTTTTACAACCCATCTTATAAGGCCACCATTGAACCTGCGAAGGAATTGGTGCTGGCGGAGAAGAAATTAAATGTGGAGAATTCGGCCAAGTATCCCAAGTTCGTGTTCGGGGACTATATGTCTGTTTATGCTGAACAAAAGTTCTTTCCTAAAGAGCCAAGGTTCCTCCAAGCAGTGAAAGCAGTATAA